The following proteins are co-located in the Solanum pennellii chromosome 8, SPENNV200 genome:
- the LOC107028217 gene encoding gibberellin 2-beta-dioxygenase-like has translation MVVSSNEPILPNSSNLFRTCKSTSGNNNSNSVIPVIDMLDPNAKFLITKACEEFGFFKIINHGVPDETIIKLESDAVKLFDLPQCDKDKAGPASPYGYGNKRIGSHGDVGWVEYLLLPLNDGLVSDKSVTIPQTPHLFWYGLNKYVTSVRNIACVVLEKIADGLNIEPKNVLSRMLKNEKSDSCFRINHYPPCTEIEAYLKGGRNFIGFGEHTDPQVISIIRSNNTTGLQISLKDGTWVSVPPDEHSFFIIVGDSLQVLTNGRFKSVKHRVLANSVKSRLSMIYFGGPPLNEKILPLSSLMEEGEESLYKEFTWQEYKKSTYMTKLSADRLGLYKKNIKVPYDKKLPILEKIIL, from the exons ATGGTGGTTTCATCTAATGAACCAATTCTTCCAAATTCTTCAAACTTATTTAGAACATGCAAATCTACCTCtggtaataataatagtaatagtgtTATTCCAGTGATTGACATGTTAGATCCTAATGCTAAATTCCTTATAACAAAAGCATGTGAAGAATTCGGATTCTTTAAGATCATCAATCACGGTGTTCCTGATGAAAcgataattaaattagaaagtGATGCAGTAAAGTTGTTTGATTTACCACAGTGTGACAAGGACAAAGCCGGTCCTGCTTCCCCTTACGGTTATGGTAACAAGAGAATTGGCTCACATGGCGATGTCGGTTGGGTTGAATATCTTCTATTGCCGCTAAACGATGGACTCGTCTCGGATAAATCCGTCACCATTCCTCAAACTCCTCATCTTTTCTG GTATGGTCTGAATAAATACGTGACATCCGTTAGAAATATAGCATGTGTTGTACTAGAAAAGATAGCAGATGGCTTGAATATTGAGCCAAAAAATGTGCTCAGTAGGATGCTAAAGAATGAAAAGAGTGACTCTTGTTTTAGGATAAACCATTATCCACCATGCACAGAAATTGAAGCATATTTGAAAGGTGGTAGAAATTTTATTGGTTTTGGTGAGCATACAGATCCACAAGTAATATCAATTATAAGGTCTAATAATACAACTGGACTCCAAATATCACTTAAAGATGGTACATGGGTCTCAGTTCCACCTGATGAGCACTCATTTTTCATCATTGTTGGAGATTCTCTGCAG GTACTGACTAATGGAAGGTTTAAGAGTGTAAAACATAGAGTCTTGGCAAACAGTGTAAAGTCAAGATTGTCAATGATTTATTTTGGTGGGCCTcctttgaatgaaaaaatactGCCTTTATCATCTTTAAtggaagaaggagaagaaagttTGTACAAGGAATTTACATGGCAAGAATACAAGAAATCTACCTACATGACAAAGTTGAGTGCTGATAGGCTAGGACTctataaaaagaatattaaagtaccatatgataaaaaattgccaattttagaaaaaatcataCTGTAG